A single window of Coffea eugenioides isolate CCC68of chromosome 7, Ceug_1.0, whole genome shotgun sequence DNA harbors:
- the LOC113777845 gene encoding quinone oxidoreductase PIG3-like isoform X2, which produces MRAIVFRKCGGPEVLELREVDEPIVKPHEVLIKVQAATVNRRDLWRREGRYSPPERKNLLGFECSGSVVEVGIMVKGWTKGNQVCAFLPDGGGYAELVAVSAVHVLPIPKGLNVVKSAALPCAAAIIWLGFFSMNKLNCHDKILIHGGAGGVGSLAIQIAKNLGCTVYATEGSDEKVSFCKKLGADFAINYKTEVFSNCVHKTAKTGVDCILDNMGRKFMEQNLETLAIGGKLIIHEHDGVWPRSLVNFKQLAAKGLQVMGLDLYTLSDTKLAIVLQGVQRDVWPMIAKQDFTPGIDNAVFNFNKAPDAHKHFESNKHIGKILLTPLAGK; this is translated from the exons ATGAGGGCTATAGTGTTTCGCAAGTGTGGTGGCCCTGAAGTGTTGGAATTGAGGGAAGTTGATGAACCCATAGTTAAACCTCATGAGGTTTTGATCAAGGTACAAGCTGCCACTGTGAATAGAAGAGATCTGTGGCGGCGAGAGGGGCGTTATAGCCCCCCTGAAAGGAAGAACCTTCTTGGCTTTGAATGTTCAGGGTCAGTCGTTGAAGTTGGTATAATGGTGAAGGGATGGACTAAAGGCAACCAG GTGTGTGCTTTTCTTCCAGACGGTGGAGGGTATGCTGAGTTGGTGGCTGTCTCTGCAGTTCATGTTCTTCCTATTCCAAAGGGACTCAATGTAGTAAAATCTGCTGCATTACCATGCGCAGCAGCTATAATTTGGCTGGGCTTTTTTTCCATGAACAAACTTAATTGTCATGACAAAATACTG ATACATGGAGGAGCCGGGGGTGTTGGATCGTTGGCAATTCAAATTGCCAAAAACCTAGGGTGTACTGTATATGCAACAGAAG GATCTGATGAAAAGGTAAGTTTTTGCAAGAAATTAGGAGCTGATTTTGCCATTAACTACAAGACAGAAGTTTTCTCCAATTGTGTGCACAAAACTGCAAAAACTG GGGTTGATTGCATTCTAGATAACATGGGTAGAAAATTTATGGAACAAAATTTGGAAACACTTGCTATTGGCGGAAAGCTTATCATACATGAGCATGATGGTGTTTGGCCTCGGAGTCTCGTAAACTTCAAGCAACTTGCTGCAAAGGggctccaagtcatgg GTTTGGATTTATACACTTTAAGTGACACCAAATTAGCTATTGTGCTTCAAGGAGTACAAAGAGATGTTTGGCCGATGATTGCAAAGCAGGATTTTACCCCTGGGATTGACAATGCAGTTTTCAACTTTAACAAAGCACCTGATGCACATAAGCATTTTGAGAGCAACAAACACATTGGAAAAATCTTGTTAACGCCCCTAGCAG GTAAATGA
- the LOC113777845 gene encoding quinone oxidoreductase PIG3-like isoform X1, with the protein MLKKKKNFYNPLRSTVWILAPCQINTMRAIVFRKCGGPEVLELREVDEPIVKPHEVLIKVQAATVNRRDLWRREGRYSPPERKNLLGFECSGSVVEVGIMVKGWTKGNQVCAFLPDGGGYAELVAVSAVHVLPIPKGLNVVKSAALPCAAAIIWLGFFSMNKLNCHDKILIHGGAGGVGSLAIQIAKNLGCTVYATEGSDEKVSFCKKLGADFAINYKTEVFSNCVHKTAKTGVDCILDNMGRKFMEQNLETLAIGGKLIIHEHDGVWPRSLVNFKQLAAKGLQVMGLDLYTLSDTKLAIVLQGVQRDVWPMIAKQDFTPGIDNAVFNFNKAPDAHKHFESNKHIGKILLTPLAGK; encoded by the exons atgttaaaaaaaaaaaaaaatttctataatCCTCTGAGAAGTACTGTTTGGATCCTTGCTCCTTGTCAAATA AACACAATGAGGGCTATAGTGTTTCGCAAGTGTGGTGGCCCTGAAGTGTTGGAATTGAGGGAAGTTGATGAACCCATAGTTAAACCTCATGAGGTTTTGATCAAGGTACAAGCTGCCACTGTGAATAGAAGAGATCTGTGGCGGCGAGAGGGGCGTTATAGCCCCCCTGAAAGGAAGAACCTTCTTGGCTTTGAATGTTCAGGGTCAGTCGTTGAAGTTGGTATAATGGTGAAGGGATGGACTAAAGGCAACCAG GTGTGTGCTTTTCTTCCAGACGGTGGAGGGTATGCTGAGTTGGTGGCTGTCTCTGCAGTTCATGTTCTTCCTATTCCAAAGGGACTCAATGTAGTAAAATCTGCTGCATTACCATGCGCAGCAGCTATAATTTGGCTGGGCTTTTTTTCCATGAACAAACTTAATTGTCATGACAAAATACTG ATACATGGAGGAGCCGGGGGTGTTGGATCGTTGGCAATTCAAATTGCCAAAAACCTAGGGTGTACTGTATATGCAACAGAAG GATCTGATGAAAAGGTAAGTTTTTGCAAGAAATTAGGAGCTGATTTTGCCATTAACTACAAGACAGAAGTTTTCTCCAATTGTGTGCACAAAACTGCAAAAACTG GGGTTGATTGCATTCTAGATAACATGGGTAGAAAATTTATGGAACAAAATTTGGAAACACTTGCTATTGGCGGAAAGCTTATCATACATGAGCATGATGGTGTTTGGCCTCGGAGTCTCGTAAACTTCAAGCAACTTGCTGCAAAGGggctccaagtcatgg GTTTGGATTTATACACTTTAAGTGACACCAAATTAGCTATTGTGCTTCAAGGAGTACAAAGAGATGTTTGGCCGATGATTGCAAAGCAGGATTTTACCCCTGGGATTGACAATGCAGTTTTCAACTTTAACAAAGCACCTGATGCACATAAGCATTTTGAGAGCAACAAACACATTGGAAAAATCTTGTTAACGCCCCTAGCAG GTAAATGA